ATTAGATAAAACCACTCCTCTTACACATAGTTCTTCTAGAACAGCCGGCATAACAGCTATAACTAAAAGTCTAATCCATATAGGCACATCAATACTTCCTGAAAGCAAATTTGCTACATTATTAGGAAGCATTAAAGCAACTATACCAGATAAACAATTAAGTAAAGGCTGAACCAATATAGATATTAAAATTATCATTAACAAGTCCTTACCACCTAAAACTTTTATCCTTAATACATCTTTAGCAGATTCTCTGTTTATTATAAAGTATACTGTTAATGGTATGGCCAAAAATACTAAATTAGCTATGAACATTAATGAATAATTGCTTAGCTTAAAAACTTTATTTAAAGGATCAGCTAAAATTGCAAAGGATATATTTAGGATTACTAAAAACATTATAAATAAATTTCCTTTATGAACCCTCTTTTCCACACTCATCACCCCATTATATCATATTTATTCGACTTTTATTTCTCATTATAATACATATTTGGTATTAATTCAAATTAGTATTATTTAAATTAAATTTATAATTATCAATGATTAACTGTCACTAACGGTTGAATTACTTTTAAATTTTAAATTTTAAATTAAAAACCCTTATTAATCTAATGTAGAGCTTGAGCTTTATGTGCGAAAGTTGAGTTATTAATTAAATGAAATGTTCATATATACTAAAATGACTTATTAGTATAAAAAAATTATTTTCACACAAAATATTAATAAATATATAAAAATATACATTTATAGAAAGGGGAATTCTCATGAATTTATCTCAAAAAGAAAGGTTACTTTTACAAGACCAAAAATCTCATGAGCAATTGTGTATTGACAAATATACAAATTACGCTAATAGAGCTACGGACCCAAGTTTAAAGCAAATGTTTTTAAATCATGCTTCTCAGGAACAAGAACATTTAAACACCATAAATCAAATGTTAAATGGCCAAGTACCTAGTTTAAATCAGCAAAGTAGTGGAAGTGCACAAAATGCTGCTAATAATCCTACGCAAAATATGAATACTTCAACTACAGCTACGGGAATGGATAATGTTGCAGACGGTAAATTATGCGAAGACCTATTAATGACAGAAAAATACGTATCTAATACTTATGATACTACAATTTTTGAATTTAAAGATTCTCATGCTAGAGAAGTGTTAAACCACATTCAAAAGGAAGAACAAAAACATGGTGAAGATATATTTAATTATATGAACTCCAGAGGTTTATATAACGGCCAATAATTTTAAATCTCACTATTTATAACTTAATATATTTAAAGTCTAAAAGGCTGCCTATTAAGGCCGCCTTTAATTTTAAATTAAAATTCTACCTACGTTATTTCTATTAAATTATTATTGATAAGTATTTTTATGTACGTAAGTAGCCTTTCCATAGCCGGTTCTGCCTCTTTACCGAATCTCTGTTTTACCGCTTCACATATATCTCTAATATTACTTACTCCGTCACATTTTTCCCAAACAAAAGACCCTAATTCATCCAATTCAATATTTACAGATTTAGGTGACTTAAATATTTTTTGCATAATTTTATCAAAAACTTTATTTCTATTAATAACTAATATTATTAAATTCTCCTTCTTTTCCCACTCTATTTCAGGATTTTTATATGGAATCATTAGTACAGCATTTTTCCTTAATTTTTTATTTTTCAAAATTACACCCCCAAAATTACTGCTTGCTTACTGAACTTTAACACATAATTTTGAAATTCACATTAAATTAATAAATGAAATACAAATACGGTTTTAATTTATAATTTTATAACTGCGCAAGTAAATTACTTATAAAAATTCATAATATAATTCCAATATTTAATTATTAAAGTAATTTGTACTACTTTTTTTATATAACTAGATGCTAGGAATTTCTAGTACCCAGCATCTAGTATTTAATTAGGTACATGAAAATAAATAACAAGTCAAAGATGCAGGTATATTTTGTGTCAGACAAGGAAGCAGGTTCCGCCGCTAGTAGAACTATCGGTGAGTTCTGCTGACGCAGTATGACTCAAAATAGACTAGCATACTGACTTGTTATTTATTTGAATGTGCCTTAGGTTTTATTTATAAATAGAATCACTATTTAGAATTATTTACTATTTTTTTCTTTTTCCAAAATACTTGATATAGTAGCGTTAGGGTAACTATTAAGAAGAATATTATAGAAACCCATTGTCCTAATATAGGCTCTTCAGGTCCAAAGCTACCTCTAGCTGCGACTATTGCTGCTATTATAACGCCCATTAATCCTTCACCAGCTATAAGTCCTGATGAATACAATACTCCTTTTTCTGTCTTTTCTTTTAATGTTGCTTCATCTTTAACTTTCTTATCTAATATACCTTTTATAGCTCCTCCGACCATTATAGGAGTTGAAAGATGTATTGGTAAATATAATCCTATAGCTACTGGAAGTGATGGTATTCCAAATATTTCTATCATTACAGCAGATGCTATACCCACAAACACCAAATTCCATGGTAAGTTTCCTTTCATTATACCTTCTATAACCATTTTCATTAAACTAGCTTGAGGTGCTGAAAGATCTTTAGATCCAAAAGTATACGCTTTATTAAGAGTAATTAATATAAATCCAATAAATACTGCTGATGCAATTACTCCTATAAGCTCTCCTATTTGTTGTTTCTTTGGTGTTGATCCTACCAAATAACCAGTCTTCAAATCTTGAGAAGTATCTCCAGCTATAGCTGATGCAGTACATATTATTGCACCTACACAAAGTGCTGCTACCATTCCTTTTGTGTCAGACCATCCTGCAGCTTTCATTATAATTGCTGTGAATAATAATGTAGCTATGGTCATACCAGATACTGGATTAGATGAACTTCCTACAAGCCCTACTATTCTAGAAGATACAGTTACAAAGAAGAATCCAAATACAACTACAAGTATAGCTCCAAGCCATCCAACCTTTATTTGAGGAAGTGCTACCATTAGAACTATAGCTGCTATTATAACTATTATTATAAACTTTGAACTTAATTCTTGATCTGTTCTTAAAATAGAAGCCTTTCCTTTATTTTTATATCCCTGAACAGCTTGCTTAAATGATGATATTATAGTTGGAAGTGACTTAATTAAGCTTATTATTCCTCCAGCTGCCACTGCTCCTGCACCTATATATTTAATGTAACTACTCCATATGCCCCAATAATCCATTGATGCAATAGCTTTAGTAGCCGGTGCTACAATATTGCCTCCTCCAAATAAAGCTATTAAAGGCATAAAACAGAACCATCCTAAAATAGCTCCTACCAACATATAAGCTGAAATCTTAGGTCCTATTATAAATCCTACACCAAGTAATGCAGGATATACATCCATACCTATAGCTGCTCCATTTAAATTTCCCTTGAATCCATAACTAATTTCTGTTGGAAATAATTTTATTCCATCCCCTATGAACTTATATACTAGTCCTATTAATCCACCAGTAAATACTAATTTTGCGCTAGCTCCTCCCTCTTCACCAGCAACTAAAACCTCTGCACAAGCTGCTCCTTCTGGATAAGGAAGTTTTCCATGTTCTTGAACTATTAAGTATCTTCTTATAGGAACCATAAATACAACTCCAAGTACACCACCAATTAAAGTTATAAGTCCCATATCTAAAGCACTTGGATTTTCTCCCCATAAAAACAAAGCTGGAAGTGTAAATATAGCCCCTGCAGCCAACGATTCTCCTGCTGATGCTATAGTTTGAACCATATTGTTTTCAAGTATAGACTTTCTTCTTAGTATAACTCTTACAATTGCCATAGAAATAACCGCTGCTGGAATTGAAGCGGATACAGTCATACCGACTTTAAGCCCTAAATATGCATTAGCTGCACCAAATACAACGGAAAGAATAATACCTATAATTACAGAAAGCACAGTGAATTCAGGCATCACCTTATCACTTGGTACATAAGGAATATATTCTTGCCCTTCTTTTAAGCCATAAGCTCCATCAGGCAAACCCCTTTTACTCATACAAATCCTCCCTTTTATTTTTGTTTATACTCAAATATATTCAATTATATTTATAAAAATACCTAAAATAAGAAAATTGTGAAGCAAGTGCCATAAGAAAAATCTGTCTTTAAGTCCACAATAAATATATTTTATTAGACTGTTCGCAATACGCCAAGAAATTCTAATGTTTTCAAATTTTAATACCCTAAAGCTTTCAAACTCGCTTCT
The DNA window shown above is from Haloimpatiens massiliensis and carries:
- a CDS encoding spore coat protein, producing MNLSQKERLLLQDQKSHEQLCIDKYTNYANRATDPSLKQMFLNHASQEQEHLNTINQMLNGQVPSLNQQSSGSAQNAANNPTQNMNTSTTATGMDNVADGKLCEDLLMTEKYVSNTYDTTIFEFKDSHAREVLNHIQKEEQKHGEDIFNYMNSRGLYNGQ
- a CDS encoding PqqD family protein, with product MKNKKLRKNAVLMIPYKNPEIEWEKKENLIILVINRNKVFDKIMQKIFKSPKSVNIELDELGSFVWEKCDGVSNIRDICEAVKQRFGKEAEPAMERLLTYIKILINNNLIEIT
- a CDS encoding OPT family oligopeptide transporter, whose amino-acid sequence is MSKRGLPDGAYGLKEGQEYIPYVPSDKVMPEFTVLSVIIGIILSVVFGAANAYLGLKVGMTVSASIPAAVISMAIVRVILRRKSILENNMVQTIASAGESLAAGAIFTLPALFLWGENPSALDMGLITLIGGVLGVVFMVPIRRYLIVQEHGKLPYPEGAACAEVLVAGEEGGASAKLVFTGGLIGLVYKFIGDGIKLFPTEISYGFKGNLNGAAIGMDVYPALLGVGFIIGPKISAYMLVGAILGWFCFMPLIALFGGGNIVAPATKAIASMDYWGIWSSYIKYIGAGAVAAGGIISLIKSLPTIISSFKQAVQGYKNKGKASILRTDQELSSKFIIIVIIAAIVLMVALPQIKVGWLGAILVVVFGFFFVTVSSRIVGLVGSSSNPVSGMTIATLLFTAIIMKAAGWSDTKGMVAALCVGAIICTASAIAGDTSQDLKTGYLVGSTPKKQQIGELIGVIASAVFIGFILITLNKAYTFGSKDLSAPQASLMKMVIEGIMKGNLPWNLVFVGIASAVMIEIFGIPSLPVAIGLYLPIHLSTPIMVGGAIKGILDKKVKDEATLKEKTEKGVLYSSGLIAGEGLMGVIIAAIVAARGSFGPEEPILGQWVSIIFFLIVTLTLLYQVFWKKKKIVNNSK